From Quercus lobata isolate SW786 chromosome 11, ValleyOak3.0 Primary Assembly, whole genome shotgun sequence:
CCCCGAGGATACTTATGTGTCTTTAGGAGGGTCGAGGAACAGTTTTGAAATGGAAGAATGCAGATAAAGCAATCATTACCTCTGCATTCAATGCTCTAAACCCACTTAGCTAgttgcattaatgaggaaatgtcCCCTAAATAGTGTCATCACAGCTCATAGCCTGGTGTAGAAACCTTCTAGTAAGgtcttgatgggacaagtatcaagggAAATGAACCCTAACCCTCCAAATGGAAGGCCAAGATACAACCTAGGTAACTATATAAGGCAGAAAGGCCTCTATAAGGAGGGGACGAAACAtctgaagaaagagagaaatagagaaccACCATTGTAACCTTAGAACAAGTGTAATCTGCATCTCGGACCAATTCCAAGGATCATAATATAAGCAATCCGAGACTATTGTTAATTAATTCCCTTGTCTCATACTTATTCTTAGCCCTTATCCTTTCATTTTAAGCTTAATTCGTTTAAACAAGGGTCACAAAGGTTGATTGGCATCTCAtctctataaattaattgtgtgagGTAAAAAGCAAGTTTGACTTATTTTATCCCGCCACAATTGGCGTTGTCTGTGGGAAAAATCACCTAAGTACCCTTGAGTAAAAGCCTTCTTAGGATGGCCAATCCCAGAAGAAATGCTTCCCTAGAATCTATTGGGTTCCAACGAAGGGACCGGTTTGTAAACCTTGAACAAAAAAGGGACTGTGATATGGCACACACACATAGTCAAAGAGCTCCATTTGTACACTCGGATCATACTAGTCAGCATCATGCTAGTCACAACTCGCATGACGAGGAGGTATACAACCTCAAAAGGAAAGTGGATCAGTTACGCTGACACCTTCATCGCAAGGCTCAAATAAGGGAAGAGAGGACTCCCACCCCAAGCTAGAGTTCTAGCTCTGAGTATGATCAAAATTACCGACGAAGAAGCATAACTCCACCTAGTGAGTCTTTTACATCATCATCCCATTACACTTCCAATGAGAGGTACCACCACAAGAGATCCAGGACTCCACCATGAAGAAACATGGGAAATGACATCATGGGAAAGGCACTCCTTCAAATATCTCGTTCACCCTTCACCGAACGCATTGAGCAAGCTAAACTCCTTCGCCACTTCAATCAGCCCAGTTTCACAATATACAATGGCCAAACGAATCCTGTCGAACATGTAAGTCATTTTAATCAGAGGATGGCCATCCATTCTAAGAACAAGGTGTTCATATGCAAAGTCTTTCCCTTAAGCCTTGACCCTATTCCTATAAGGTGGTTTGATGGACTTTAGGAAGGATCTATAAGCTCCTACGAGGAGCTATCGAGGGCATTCAGAGCTAGGTTTGTGACTTGTAGTCGAGTTCTGAGGCCTTTGGACTCTTTGCTCTCAATGTCTATGAGAGAGTGGGAGACCCTCAAAAACTATTCTGATAAATACTGGGAGCTTTGTAATGAAATTGATGGGGACCTTAAGGATGTAGCGGTCAAAACCTTCAAGGTGGGTTTTCCTACACACTCAGGCCTTTGGAAATCTCTCACCATGAAGCGTCCTCGGAGCATGTGCCAATTAATGGATCGAATTGAAAAGCACAAAAAGGTCGAGGACAATCAGAGTCAGAACAAGGGGAAAGCCAGAATCTTTACACCCGACCGAAGAGATAACCAGTCTGACCAGTACGGATTGTCCCGTCTACGGAAAGAGTTTTTCAGCCAGGCACCCCACAATCCCACTGGTCCCCAAATGGTGAATTCGGTGTTTAATGAGCCGATCTATTGAGTGCTAGAAAAGATCAAGAATGAGTCTTATTTTAAGTGGCCCAACAAAATGGCAGTAAAGATCAAAATCTTTACCATCAATACCATCAAGACCAAGGTCACACTACAAAGAATTACAGGAAGTTGTAACTCTTTCTTGACCAATTGGTCAAATCTAGAAAGTTGAAGCAGTTTTTGCACCAGCTTGGTGCCTAAGGAGAGAAGCCACATCAGGGTCTTAGAGAAATACTATCCCTCGTTCTTCCCTAGGAACAATCATTGTCATTTTTGCGGCCCTAAAGAAAGACCTCAGTTCTGTCAACAAGGTAATGACGTTATCTCCGTAGTCAAAAGTGGACGAGGAAGGTAGGCCACTTAAGAAAATTAAGCTACAGGAGTAGCCAATCCTAGGATTCTCCAAGGCTAACAATGAGGGAATAATTAAGCCCCATGACGATGCACTTATAGTAACCTTGCGAATCGCAGGTTTCGATGTCAAAAGGGTAATGATAGACCAGGGAAGTGAAGCCAAGATCATGTATCTAGATTTATTCAAAGGTTTGGGATTGAAACCCAAAGACCTTAGTAAGTACAATGTCCCTTTAGTCAGATTCAACAAGAAGACTATTATTTCCAATGGTATGATCAGGCTACCCGTCCAGACGGGAAAAGAGGTGGTGAATGTAGACTTCATTGTGGAAGAAGCTTACTCTCGCTATACAGCAATCTTGGCAAGGCCATGGCTTCACGCTATGGGGTCTATGTCTTCCACTCTACATGTAAAGTTGAAATATCCTACCGAGAGAAGGGTTGGAGAGTTATTAGGTTCCTCAGAGTCAACGCCCACCTCATAGCAATCAGTACCCAGCTTGCCAGCATCCTCAAATCAATTAGTACCATGTGAGGGGTTGGATAAGATTGTCATTGGTGAAGACAAGGAGAAGTA
This genomic window contains:
- the LOC115966701 gene encoding uncharacterized protein LOC115966701, which codes for MGNDIMGKALLQISRSPFTERIEQAKLLRHFNQPSFTIYNGQTNPVEHEGSISSYEELSRAFRARFVTCSRVLRPLDSLLSMSMREWETLKNYSDKYWELCNEIDGDLKDVAVKTFKVGFPTHSGLWKSLTMKRPRSMCQLMDRIEKHKKVEDNQSQNKGKARIFTPDRRDNQSDQYGLSRLRKEFFSQAPHNPTGPQMVNSVFNEPIY